The sequence CGGCGGCCGAACGCGTCCCCGAGGCGCCCGCCGGTGACCAGGACCAGGCCGAACGCCAGCGCGTACCCGGACACGACCCAGCGGATGCCGCCGCTGCTCGCGTGCAGGCCGGCCTGCATCGACGGGAGGGCGACGTTGACGATGCTGACGTCGAGCAGGCCCATGAACCCCGCGGTGAGCGAGACGGCAAGCGCTTTCCAGCGGCGGGGGTCGGGTTCGTGGGTCATCGTGTCCAGCAAACACGAAAGGCGGGACCCGCGCGCGTTGTGGCCGCGGATCCCGCCTCGTCGCGGGCTCACGTCGAAGCGGTGATGCCCCGGATGCCCTTGAGCTCGCCGATCAGCATCGAGCTGACCTTCACCGGGTAGTCGTGGAGCGCGAACACCGTCTGGTTCCGCCCCACCAGCTTGAGGTGGACCATCGTGTCGCCCTTGTGCGCCAGCAGCGTGGACCGCAGCTCGCTGACGACCGACTGGTCGATCTTCTCCGCCGCGGCCAGCAGGACCAGCGGCGGTTCGTCGTCGCCGCTGCCGGTGCCGACCTCGGACAGGTCGAGCGTCGCGAGGCCGCCGCCGAAGACCGACATCTTGTCTTCGCGCCAGTTGACCCGGCCTTTGACCAGCACCGCGTTGTCCTCGATCAGCTCACTCGAGAACAGCGCGTACGACTTCGGGAAGAACAGCACCTCGAGCGAGGCGTCCATGTCCTCGACCGTGCAGATCGCCCAGGGCTCGCCCTTCTTGTTGACCCGCCGCTCCAGCGACGTGATCAGCCCGGAGATGACGATCTCGCCTTCCCGCGGCGGATCGGCGAGGATCCCGGCGATCGGCTTCGGGGCGTGCTTGCGCAGGATCCGCTCGGCGCCGTCCAGCGGGTGCGCCGAGACGTACAGGCCGAGCATCTCGCGCTCGTAGGCGAGCAGCTGCTTGCGCGGGTACTCCTCCTCGCCGAACTTCAGGTGCGCGAGCGGCGACGACGAAGGGGCCGCCTCGCCCTCGTCCCCGCCGAAGCCGAACAGGTCGAACTGGCCCATCGCCTCCTGGCGCTTGAGCGGGACGACGGCTTCGACGGCGTCTTCGTGGACCTGGATCATCGACAGCCGCGTGTGGCCGAGCGAATCGAACCCGCCCGCCTTGATCAGCGACTCGATCACCCGCTTGTTACAGGCCACGAGCTCGGACTTGTCGAGGAAGTCGGTGAAGGAGGCGTACTTGCCCTTCTCCTCGCGGGTCTTGATGATCGACTCGACGACGTTCGCCCCGACGTTGCGGACGGCACCCATGCCGAAGCGGATGTCGTCCCCGACGGCCGCGAACCGCAGGGCCGATTCGTTGACGTCCGGCGGCAGCACCTTGATGCCGAGGCGGCGGCACTCGGACAGGTAGACCGCCGACTTGTCCTTGTTGTCGCCGACCGAGGTCAGCAGCGCGGCCATGTACTCCGGCGTGAAGTTCGCCTTGAGGTAGGCGGTCCAGTAGGAGACCAGGCCGTACGCGGCCGCGTGGCTCTTGTTGAACGCGTAGCCGGCGAACGGGAGGATCGTGTCCCAGAGGGCCTTGATCGCCTCTTTGGAGAACCCGCCGGGGACCAGCTCGCTGGCCCGCATGCCGGCTTCGAAGCCCTCGTACTCCTTGTCGAGGACTTCCTTCTTCTTCTTGCCCATCGCGCGGCGGAGCACGTCCGCGCGACCCATCGTGTAGCCGGCCACCTTCTGGCCGATGTGCATGATCTGCTCTTGGTAGACGATCAGGCCGTAGGTGTCGGCCAGGATCTCGCGCAGCGGCTCGTCGAGCTCCGGGTGGATCGGCTTGACCTTCTGCCGGTTGTTCTTACGGTCCGCGTAGTCGTTGTGCGCGTTCATGCCCATCGGGCCGGGGCGGTACAGCGCGCCGACCGCGACGATGTCGTCGAAGACCGTGGGCTCCATGCGGCGGAGCAGGTCGCGCATGGGCCCGCCGTCCAGCTGGAACACGCCGAGCGTGTCGCCGCGGGCGAGCAGCTTGTACGTCTCGGGGTCGTCGACGCCGAGGGTGTCGAGGTCGATGTCGATCCCGCGGTTGGCCTTGATGTTGTCGATCGCGTCGCCGATGACCGTCAGGTTCCGCAGGCCGAGGAAGTCCATCTTCAGCAGGCCGATGGCCTCGCACGACGGGTAGTCCCAGCCGGTGATGATCGAGCCGTCGTCGCGCTGCCAGAGCGGGATCGCGTCGGTCAGCGGGTCGCAGGACATGATGACCGCGCAGGCGTGCACGCCCGCGTTGCGGATCAGGCCTTCGAGGCCTCGGGCGGTCTCGAAGATCGTCTTGCACTCTTCGTCGGTCTCGACGAGCGCGCGGACTTCGGCGGCCTCGCCGTAGCGCTCGTGCTTCGGGTCGACGATGCCCGAGAGCGGGATGTCCTTCGCCATGATCGGCGGCGGCAGCGCCTTGGAGATCTTGTCCGCGATCGCGTACCCGGGCTGGCCGAAGTGGACGCGCGCGGAGTCCTTGATCGCGGCCTTGGTCTTAATGGTGCCGAAGGTGATGACCTGGGCGACCTTGTCCGCGCCGTACTTCTCGGTGGCGTACCGGATCATCTCGCCGCGCCGGCGGTCGTCGAAGTCGATGTCGATATCGGGCATCGAGACGCGCTCGGGGTTCAGGAACCGCTCGAACAGCAGCTTCTGCGGGATCGGGTCCAGGTTGGTGATACCGAGGACGTACGCGACGAGCGAGCCGGCGGCCGAACCACGGCCCGGGCCGACGCGGATGCCGACGCGGCGGGCGTAGCTGATGAGGTCGGCGACGATGAGGAAGTACGCCGGGAAGCCCTTGCCGATGATGACGTCGAGCTCGATCTCGATGCGCTCGTTGTAGTACTCGTCCGGCACGCCGTCCGGGAAGCGCCACTTGAGGCCGCGCTGGACCTCCTCGCGCAGCCAGCCGCCCTGGTCGTAGCCCTCGGGCACCTCGAAGAACGGCAGCCGGTCCTTGTGCGCGTAGACCTCTTCGTAGGACTGGACGCGCTCGGCGATCATCAGGGTGGTGTCGGCCGCGCCGGGGACCTCCTTGTCCCAGTACTCGCGCATGTCGGCGGCGGACTTGAGGTAGTAGCCGTCGCCGTCGAACTTGAACCGCGTCGGGTCGTTGAGGGTCTTGCCCGCCTGGACGCACAGCAGCGCGGAGTGCGTGTCCGCCTGGTCCTTCGTGACGTAGTGCGAGTCGTTCGTGGCGAGCGGCTTGAGGTCGAGCAGGCGGCCGATCTCGAGCAGGCCCTCGCGGACCGACCGCTCGATGGGCAGGCCGTGGTCCATCAGCTCGAGGAAGAAGTTGTCCGCGCCGAAGATGTCCTTGTAGTCGGACGCGGCCTGGATCGCCGCCTCCTTCTGGCCCAGCCGCAGCCGGGTCTGCACCTCGCCGGACGGGCAGCCGGTGGTGGCGATGATGCCGGAGTGGTTCTCGGAGATCAGCTCGCGGTCCATCCGGGGCTTGCGGTAGTAGCCCTGCATGCTGGCCAGCGAGGACAGCTTGAAGAGGTTCCGCAGCCCGGTGGCGTTCTCGGCGAGCATGGTCATGTGCGTGTAGGCACCGCCGCCGGAGACGTCGCCGCCCTCACCGAACTCGTCCGAGCCGCGCTGGTTGGCCTGGCCCCAGAAGACGGGCTTCTTGTGGAACCGGCTCTCCGGCGCGACGTAGGCCTCGATGCCGATGATCGGCTTGATGCCTGCCTTCTTGGCCTGCTGGTAGAACTCGTCGCCGCCGTACATGTTGCCGTGGTCGGTCATCCCGACCGCGGGCATGCCGAGGCGCGCCGCCTCGGCGAAGAGAGGGGCGATCTTCGCCGCACCGTCGAGCATCGAGTACTCGGTGTGGACGTGCAGGTGGACGAAAGAATCGTTCGACACCAGCGAAAACCTCCCCTGTCTGGATCGGACCGGCGCGCCCGGGTCCCCCAGCCTATCCCGCACTCGCCGGGCTCGATTGTGCGCCTCCGGGGCCCGCTCCGGGTGGCGCGACGCGCCCTCATTTCGGGCGGTGGTGATCACGGCACGGGGTGCGGCCGGACGGTCACTGGAGGCTTCCGGTCGGGAGCGTCTTGAATGAGTCATTCAGGTCTTGGGAGGTCCTGAATGACTCATTCAAGACCTTTGCCGGGGAGCCGGGACCGGGGTCGGGGCCGCGGGTGCGCCTCGCCGAGCACGAAGGGCCGGACCGGTCCGACGCCATGAACGAGTCGTTCATGACCTCCGGCGCCAGGGTCCCGGCAAAGTCGCGTCAGCACGGCCGATCCGGGTGCCCGCACGTCATGAACGGGTCGTTCACCTCGCCAGACGACATGAACAAGTCGTTCACGACATCACTGCCGGGGTTCCGGCAAACTCGCGCGGCCGGGCCACTTCGCCGCCGGTAACCCGCTCGCCCCACGTCTTGAATGACTCATTCAGGTCTTCGGACGTCCTGAATGACTCATTCAAGACGCCGGCGCACCGCTGCGGGCCGCACCTACCCGACTTTGCCGGGGCCCTGACCTCCGGCGCGGTGAACGACCCGTTCATGACGTCCGGTGAGGTGGGCCACACCCGCCCGCTCCCGCGTTGACAGCGACACCCCCGGCACCGAGCATTCCCCGCATGAACCTGTCTGACAGCCAGACAGCCGGACAAGGTGGTCCTCGCCGGGTGAGTGCCATGGAAGCCGTGCTGGCCCACCTGCGGCAGCTGATCGAGCGCGGTGACTACCCCGTCGGCGCCAAGCTTCCCTCCGAAGCGTCCCTGAGCAGGGAGTTCGAGGTCAGCCGGTCGGTCATCCGGGAGGCGCTGCGCGGTCTGCAGGCCCTCGGCATGACCGAGTCGAAGACCGGCAAGGGCACCTTCGTCACCGCCACCGGGCCCGCCGAGAACCCGACCTTCGGGCCCTACTCGGCCCGCGACCTCATCGAAGTCCGCCGGCACGTCGAGATCCCCGTCGCGGGCTACGCGGCCGTGCGGCGCAGCCAGGACGACCTCGACCTGCTCGGCCACCTCCTCGACCGGATGGACGCCGAGACCGACAACACCGCGTGGGTCGCGCTCGACTCGCTCTTCCACATCACCATCGCCCAGGCCTCGGGCAACCCCGTCTTCGGGAAGGTGATCGAAGAGATCCGGGACGCGCTGGCCCGCCAGTCCGCCTTCCTCAACCAGCTCGGCGACCGGCGCGCGCAGTCGAACGCCGAGCACCGCGCGATCGTCACGGCCATCGAACGCGGTTCCGAAGAACAAGCCGTCGAAGCCATGACCGCGCACCTCACGCACGTCGAAGCCACTCTCACCAGCATCGTGAACGGGGACCAGTGACCGAGCAGACCCTCACGGCCACCACCGCGGACGCGGGCGACGCCGGCTACCGCAAGGCCCTCAAACCGCGGCACGTGAACATGATCGCCATCGGCGGGGCCATCGGCACCGGCCTGTTCCTCGGCGCCGGCGGCCGGCTCGCCCAGGCCGGGCCGGCGCTGGCCATCGTCTACGCCGTCTGCGGGCTCTTCGCGTTCTTCGTCGTCCGCGCGCTCGGCGAGCTGATCCTGTACCGGCCCTCCAGCGGCGCCTTCGTCTCCTACGCCCGCGAGTTCATGGGCGAGAAGGGCGCGTACGTCGCCGGGTGGATGCACTTCCTCAACTGGTCGACCACCGGCATCGCCGACATCACGGCGATCGCGCTCTACGCGCACTTCTGGTCGTTCTTCTCGCCGGTCCCGCAGTGGGTGCTCGCGCTGATCGCGCTCGCCGTGGTCCTGACGCTGAACCTCGTCTCGGTGAAGCTGTTCGGCGAGATGGAGTTCTGGTTCGCCATCGTCAAGGTCGCCGCGCTCGTGCTGTTCATGGTGATCGGGATCTTCCTGCTGGTGACGCAGACGCCGATCGACGGCGCCGCGGGCGGTCCGCAGCTGATCACCGAGCACGGCGGGATCTTCCCCACCGGCCTGCTGCCGATGGTGCTCATCGTGCAGGGCGTGGTGTTCGCCTACGCGTCGGTCGAGCTGGTCGGCGTCGCGGCCGGCGAGACCCCGAACCCGGAGAAGATCATGCCGAAGGCGATCAACTCAATCATGTGGCGCATCGCGGTCTTCTACGTCGGCTCGGTCGTGCTGCTGACGATGCTGCTGCCGTGGAGCTCCTACACGAAGGACCAGAGCCCGTTCGTCACCGTGCTCTCCCACCTGGGCGTGCCCGCCGCGGACAGCGTGATGAACCTGGTCGTGCTCACCGCCGCGCTGTCCAGCCTGAACTCCGGCCTCTACTCGACCGGCCGGATCCTGCGGTCGATGGCGACGGCGGGCTCCGCGCCGAAGTTCACCGGCGTGATGAACCGCAACCACGTGCCCTACGGCGGGATCCTGCTCACCGCGGCCGTCTGCGTGCTGGGCGTCGGGCTCAACTACGTCGTGCCGAAGGACGCCTTCGACATCGTCCTGAACTTCGCCGCGATCGGCATCCTCGCCACCTGGGCCATCATCGTGCTCTGCCACCTGCTGTTCGTCCGCAAGGCCGAGCGCGAGGGCTTCGAGCGGCCGTCGTTCCGCTTGCCGTTCTCGCCGTACACCGAGATCGCGACGCTGGTGTTCCTCGCCGCCGTCGTCGTCCTGATGGGCTTCGACGAGACCGGCCGGATCACCCTCCTGGCACTGCCCGCCATCCTGGTCGCGCTGGTCGTCGGCTGGTTCGCCGTGCGCAAGCGGATCGACATGCGCGCGTTCGACGAGGAGGGCGTGTGAGCCACGAACCCCTGGTCGAGCTGGTCCGCGACGGTCTCGTCGAGGGCGTGCACCACGGCTCGCTGGTCGTGCTCGCCCCGGACGGCACGACGCTGTTCGCCGCGGGCGACCCGGACGCCGCGATGTACCCCCGTTCGACGGCGAAACCGCTGCAGGCCACGGCGATGGCGCGGCTCGGTCTGCGCCTGTCCCCCGCCGGCTTCGCGATTGCGGCCGCCAGCCACTCCGGCGAGGAGATGCACCTCGACGCCGCGCGGGACGTGCTCGGCGGCCGCTCCCCCGACGTGCTCGGCAACCCGGCCGACTTCCCGTACGACCCCGTCGAGCGCGACCACTGGCTCGCGACCGGCCGCGCGCCGAGCCGCCTGGCGCACAACTGCTCAGGCAAGCACGCGGCGATGCTCGCGACCTGCGAGCTGAACGGCTGGCGCACCGAGGGCTACCTCGACCCGGCCCACCCGCTGCAGCGCGCGATCGCGGCCACCGTCGAGGACCTGACCGGCCGCGGCATCGAGCGCGTGGCGGTCGACGGCTGCGGGGCGCCCCTCTTCGCGACGACCCTGCGCGGGCTCGCGACCGCCGTCTCGAAGATCGCGACCGCCGCGCCCGGCACGCCCGAGCACCTGGTGGCCGACGGGATCCGGAGGCACCCGGCGCTGGTCGGCGGCAGCCGCCGCGACGTCACCGCCGTCATGCGCGCGGTGCCGGGGCTGATCGCGAAGGACGGCTTCGAAGCCGTCCAGGTCGCAGCCCTGCCCGACGGCACGGCGCTCGCGGTCAAGATCGCCGACGGCGGTGACCGGGCGCGGTACCCGGTGCTGGCCGCGGCGCTGAAGCTGTGCGGGGTCGACGTCCCGCCCGGCCCGGACAACCTGCGTTTCACCGGAAACCTTTCTGTGGGGAGCCTGCGATGACCACCCGCCGCGAACACGACCTCCTGGGCGACAAGGACGTTCCCGCCGACGCGTACTGGGGCGTGCACACCGCCCGCGCCCGCGAGAACTTCCCCATCACCGGCACGACGATCGCCGCCTACCCGCACCTGATCGAGGCGCTGGCCGCGGTGAAGGAGGCCGCGGCGCGCGCCAACGCCGAACTGGGTCTGCTCGAACCCGAGATCGCCGACGCCATCTGCGCGGCCAGCCGGGAGATCCGGGAAGGCGCGCTGCACGGCGAGTTCGTCGTCGACGTCATCCAGGGCGGCGCGGGGACCTCGACCAACATGAACGCCAACGAGGTGATCGCCAACCGCGCGCTCGAGCTGCTCGGGCACGCCAAGGGCGACTACGACGTCGTGCACCCCAACGAGCACGTCAACCTCGGACAGTCGACGAACGACGCCTACCCGACCGCGGTCAACGTCGCGACGATCCTCGCCGTGCGCGAGCTGGCCGAGTCGATGGTGGTGCTGGAAAAGGCGTTCGCGGCCAAGGCCGTCGAGTTCCACGACGTGCTGAAGATGGGCCGCACGCAGCTGCAGGACGCGGTGCCGATGACGCTCGGCCAGGAGTTCGGAACGTACGCGGTGATGCTCGGCGAAGACCGGCAGCGGCTGACCGAAGCCGTCGCGCTGCTGCACGAGATCAACCTCGGCGCGACCGCCATCGGCACCGGCCTCAACGCCGCGCCGGGGTACGCCGAAGCCGCGTGCCGCCACCTGCGCGAGATCACCGGGCTGCCGGTCGTCACGGCCGCGGACCTCGTCGAAGCCACCCAGGACTGCGGCGCGTTCGTGCACCTGTCCGGCGTGCTCAAGCGGATCGCCGTCAAGCTCTCGAAGAGCTGCAACGACCTGCGCCTGCTGTCCTCGGGTCCGCGCGCCGGGCTGAACGAGATCAACCTGCCGCCAGTGCAGGCCGGGTCGTCGATCATGCCCGGCAAGATCAACCCGGTGATCCCCGAGGTGGTCAACCAGGTCGCGTTCGAGGTGATCGGCAACGACGTCACCGTGACGATGGCGGCCGAAGCCGGGCAGCTGCAGCTCAACGCGTTCGAGCCGGTCATCCTGCACGCCCTTTCCGAGAGCATCACGCACCTTGGCGCGGCCTGCCGCACCCTGGCCTCGAAGTGCGTCTCGGGGATCACCGCGAACGTCGACGTCATGCGCTCCTACGTCGAGAACTCGATCGGGCTGGTGACGGCGCTGAACCCGAGCATCGGCTACGCGGCCGCGACGGAGATCGCCAAGGAGGCGCTGGCCACCGGCCGGGGCGTGGCCGAGCTCGTCGTCGAGAAGGGCCTGATCCCGGCCGAGGAGCTGGCCAGGCTGCTGCGTCCGGAAACCCTCGCGCGCGCGAACTGAGGTACGGTCGGATCCGGAAGGACCGACTCCACTTCGGATGACCGGGGGGACGCCCGTGCTGGACCGACTTGTCGACAAGCTGCTCGGGCTCCCGCGTGCCGAAGGACCGAAGCCGGTCGTCACGCGTGACCTGGCCGTGCCGATGCCCGACGGCGTCACGCTGCTGGCCGACCGGTACGCCCCGGCGGGCACCACGTCGGCGCCGGTGGTGCTGATCCGCACGCCGTACGGGCGCGCGGGCCTGCTGTCCAAGCTCTTCGGCGACACGTTCGCCCGGCACGGGCTGCAGACGGTCATCCAGAGCACCCGCGGCTCGTTCGGCTCCGGCGGCGAGTTCCGGCCGTTCCACCTCGAGCGCGAGGACGGCGTGGCGACCGCGGAATGGCTGCGCGCCCAGCCGTGGTGCGACGGGACCGTCGCCATGGCGGGCGCCAGCTACCTCGGGCACACGCAGTGGGCGGTCGGCCCGTACCTCGACCCGCCGCTGGCCGCGATGTGCCTCGGCGTGACGGCGTCGGAGTTCGTCTCGACGTTCTACCCGGGCGGCGTGCTCGCGGCGGACAACATGGTGTCGTGGTCGGCGATGATCGGCCGCCAGGAAGAGCGGTTCGCCGCGCTGCCGAACCCGGTCCAGAAGCGGAAGACGCGGCGCGCGATGGCGCACCTGCCGCTCAGCGGCGCCGACGTCGCCGCGATCGGGAAGCCGGTGCAGTTCCTCCAGGACATCACCACGCACTTCGTGCCGGACGACGACTACTGGGTGATGTCCGACCACAGCGCCGAAGTCGCGAAGCTCGACGTCCCGGTGACGATGGTGACCGGCTGGTACGACCTGTTCATCCGTGGGCAGCTGCGCGACTTCCGGATCCTCGCCGAAGCGGGCAAGGAGCCGCGGATCACCATCGGGCCGTGGGCGCACGGCGAGCCGGCGAGCATGGGCCCGATGATCCGCGACCAGCTCGGCTTCCTGCGCGCGCACCTGCTCGGCGACCGTGCCCAGCTGCAGCGCTCGCCGGTCCGGCTGTTCCTGCAGGGCGCGAACTCCTGGCTGGACTTCGAGTCCTGGCCGCCGCCCTCGACGCCGACCGCGTCGCACCTGCGGCCGGTCGGCGGGCTCGGCGAAGTCGCCGAGCGGGCGCTCCCGGCGACGTTCACCTACGACCCGGCCGACCCGACCCCGGCGGTCGGCGGGCCCCTGCTCACCGGCGAGACGAAGCAGCGCGACAACCAGGCGGTCGAGGCCCGCCCGGACGTGCTCGTCTTCACCGGCGAACCGCTGCCCGCGGACCTCGACGTCATCGGCGACGTGGCCGCGACCGTGCACGTGCGCACCGAACTCGGCCACGCCGACGTCTACGTCCGGCTCTGCGACGTCGACCCGGACGGCGTGTCCCGCAACGTGACCGACGGGATCCTGCGGCTGCGCCCGGGCTTCCCCGCGGCGGACGCCGACGGCGTGGTCACGGCGGAGGTCACCCTCGACCCGACGGCGTACCGCTTCCGCCGCGGCCACCGCCTGCGCGTCCAGGTGGCGGGCGGCGGCTTCCCCCGCTTCGCGCGCAACCACGGCACGGGCGAACCGGTCACGTCGGCGGTGGACGGCAAGCCGAACCGCTTCGAGGTCTTCCACGACGCGGCCCGGCCGTCCCGGATCACGCTGCCGGTCTTCAGCCGCTGACCACGCGGTGGTGGCTGGTCACCCGGCCATCGTCGTGCAGGACGTGCAGCAGCAGCCCCGGCGGGCGCTCGTAGTCGAGCGGGCCGCCGTCGTCCCAGCCGCGGTCCGCGCCCGGCTCCACCGGCAGCAACGACTGCGACACCACACCCGGCGCGATGCGCAGCGGCACCCCGGCGAACGTCGTCGACGCGCCGGTGTGCACGTGCCCGGCCAGCAGCGCCTTCACCCGCGGGTGCCGGGCCAGCACGGCGGCCAGCCGGTCTTCGCCGCTCTGGCGGATCCTGTCCACCAACTCCACTCCCACCTCGACCGGCGGGTGGTGGAAGGCGACGATCGCCGGGCCGTCGCCGCCGGCGAGCGTGTCGTCGAGCCACGCCAAGGTCGAGTCGGCCAGGAAACCCGCGCCGCGGCCGGGAATCGTCGAGTCGCACAGCGCGAACAGCACCCCGCCGACCTCCTGGGCGCGGTCGATCGGCTCGTCCGACGGCGGCAGGCCGAGCAGACCGGTCCGGAATTCCGCGCGGACGTCGTGATTCCCCGGGCAGACGAGCACCGGCGCCGGGTACTCGAGCAGCGCGGCGGCACGCGCGTACTCGGTGGCCGCGCCGTGGTCGGTGATGTCCCCGGTGACGACGACGGCATCGACCGGCCGCGCCAGCCCGCCCAGGTAGGCCATCACGGCGGCGACGCGGTCTTCGGCCCGCGGCTCGCCGTCCAGGTGCAGGTCGCTCAGGTGCGCGATGATCATCTTGTGTCCTTCCCCAGGTAGGCCAGGGCTTTCACCCAGTTGCGGACGAGCACCGCGGACGCGGTCGGCAGGTCGCCGTCGCGCAGTGCCGCGGCGATCCGGCGGTGTTCGGCGATGCTCTCCCCGGCGCGGCCCGCACCGCCGAAGTAGCACGATTCATACCGCTTGAGCAGCGGCTTGGTCTGCCCGAGCAGCCGCAGCAGGTGCGGGTTCGGGCAGCGGGACAGCAGCAGCGCGTGCCACCGGTCGTCCACATCGGACAGATCGCCGCCGCCGGCCAGCGCCGCGTCCATCTCGTCGGCGACGGCGTCCAGCGCGTCCGGCAGCCCGGCCAGCTCCAGCGGCGACGTCCAGCGCAGCGCGAGGGCTTCGAGCTCGGCGACCAGCGGGTAGAGGCGGCGGGCCTCGTCCGGGTCGAACGGCGGCACGAGGAACCCGCGGCCGGGCGCGGAGACGAGCAGGCCGCGGTCGGCGAGCCCGATCAGCGCCTCCCGCAGCGGCGTCCGGCTGACACCCAGCTCACGCGCCAGGTGCACCTCGTTGACGCGGCTGCCGGCGGCGAGCCTGCCGTCGAGCACGCGCGTGGTGATCTGCTCGATGAGGTCGCTGCGCAGCGGGGTCCGGGCCATGGCGGCAGTATTGCATACAGTACTGAACTACTGTATTCAGTTGGGCATGACCTTCGACGTCGAACGCGCGCGCCGTGAGACCCCCGGCTGTGCCGAGGTGGTCCACTTCAACAACGCGGGCTCCGCGCTCCCGCCGTCCGTCGTGACCGACACCGTCGTCGACTACCTGCGCCACGAAGCGCTGGTCGGCGGCTACGAAGCAGCCGCGGAGGCGTCCGACAAGCTCGCCGCCGTCTACACGTCCGCGGCGCGGCTGGTCGGTGCCGAAGCCGACGACATCGCGCTCACCGACAACGCGACGCGGTCGTGGCAGGCGGTCTTCTACGCGCTGCCGTTCGGCCCCGGCGACCGGATCCTCACCTCCCGCGCGGAGTACGCCAGCAACGCCATCGCCTTCCTTCAGGTCGCCAAGCGCACCGGCGCGGTCGTCGAGGTGATCGGCGACGACGAATCCGGGCAGCTGGACGTCGAAGAGCTGCGCCGGCGCGTCGGCGACGACGTCAAGCTGATCGCCGTCAGCCACGTCCCCACCCAGGGCGGCCTGGTCAACCCGGCCGAGGAGATCGGCGCGATCGCCCGCTCCGCCGGGATCCCCTTCCTGCTCGACGCCTGCCAGTCCGCGGGCCAGCTCGACCTCGACGTCGCCCGCCTGAACTGCGACGCGCTGTCGGCGACCGGCCGCAAGTACCTGCGCGGCCCGCGCGGCACCGGGTTCCTCTACGTCCACCCGGCGCTGCGGGAGCGCCTGGAGCCCGCGATGCTCGACCTGCACTCGGCGAGCTGGGAGTCGCCGACGGAGTACGTCGTCGACCCGACCGCCAAGCGCTTCGAGGTGTGGGAACGGGACTTCGCCGCCGTGTTCGGCCTCGGCGCCGCCATCGACTACGCGCTCGACTGGGGCCTGCCGGCCATCGAAGCCCAGGTCACGTCCCTGGCCGCGACGCTGCGCGAACGGCTCACCGAAGCCGGCGCCCGCGTGCACGACATCGGGGCCCGCCAGTGCGGCATCGTCACCTTCACCGTCGAGGGCACCCCGGCCAAGGAGATCAAGGCGCGGCTGGCCGCGGCCGGCATCAACACGTCGGTGTCGTCGCGGACGTCGGCCCAGTACGACTTCACCGCGCGCGACCTGCCGGACCTGCTCCGCGCTTCGGTGCACTACTACAACACCGAGGACGAGATCGACCTGCTGGTGCGGCAGGTCGAGAAGCTCTAGAAGGCGTTGACGCCGGTGAGCTCGGCCGACACCGTCCACAGGCGCTCGGCCAGTGCCGGGTCGATCGCGTAGTCCTTGACTCCAGCCCGCACGTCACCGGCGGGTTCCGCGACGTCGCAGTCTTCGAGGTAGAGCCCGCCGAGGCCGTCGAGCTGCGGGGACGTCGCCGCCCAGACCT is a genomic window of Amycolatopsis lexingtonensis containing:
- the dnaE gene encoding DNA polymerase III subunit alpha; the encoded protein is MSNDSFVHLHVHTEYSMLDGAAKIAPLFAEAARLGMPAVGMTDHGNMYGGDEFYQQAKKAGIKPIIGIEAYVAPESRFHKKPVFWGQANQRGSDEFGEGGDVSGGGAYTHMTMLAENATGLRNLFKLSSLASMQGYYRKPRMDRELISENHSGIIATTGCPSGEVQTRLRLGQKEAAIQAASDYKDIFGADNFFLELMDHGLPIERSVREGLLEIGRLLDLKPLATNDSHYVTKDQADTHSALLCVQAGKTLNDPTRFKFDGDGYYLKSAADMREYWDKEVPGAADTTLMIAERVQSYEEVYAHKDRLPFFEVPEGYDQGGWLREEVQRGLKWRFPDGVPDEYYNERIEIELDVIIGKGFPAYFLIVADLISYARRVGIRVGPGRGSAAGSLVAYVLGITNLDPIPQKLLFERFLNPERVSMPDIDIDFDDRRRGEMIRYATEKYGADKVAQVITFGTIKTKAAIKDSARVHFGQPGYAIADKISKALPPPIMAKDIPLSGIVDPKHERYGEAAEVRALVETDEECKTIFETARGLEGLIRNAGVHACAVIMSCDPLTDAIPLWQRDDGSIITGWDYPSCEAIGLLKMDFLGLRNLTVIGDAIDNIKANRGIDIDLDTLGVDDPETYKLLARGDTLGVFQLDGGPMRDLLRRMEPTVFDDIVAVGALYRPGPMGMNAHNDYADRKNNRQKVKPIHPELDEPLREILADTYGLIVYQEQIMHIGQKVAGYTMGRADVLRRAMGKKKKEVLDKEYEGFEAGMRASELVPGGFSKEAIKALWDTILPFAGYAFNKSHAAAYGLVSYWTAYLKANFTPEYMAALLTSVGDNKDKSAVYLSECRRLGIKVLPPDVNESALRFAAVGDDIRFGMGAVRNVGANVVESIIKTREEKGKYASFTDFLDKSELVACNKRVIESLIKAGGFDSLGHTRLSMIQVHEDAVEAVVPLKRQEAMGQFDLFGFGGDEGEAAPSSSPLAHLKFGEEEYPRKQLLAYEREMLGLYVSAHPLDGAERILRKHAPKPIAGILADPPREGEIVISGLITSLERRVNKKGEPWAICTVEDMDASLEVLFFPKSYALFSSELIEDNAVLVKGRVNWREDKMSVFGGGLATLDLSEVGTGSGDDEPPLVLLAAAEKIDQSVVSELRSTLLAHKGDTMVHLKLVGRNQTVFALHDYPVKVSSMLIGELKGIRGITAST
- a CDS encoding FadR/GntR family transcriptional regulator, translated to MEAVLAHLRQLIERGDYPVGAKLPSEASLSREFEVSRSVIREALRGLQALGMTESKTGKGTFVTATGPAENPTFGPYSARDLIEVRRHVEIPVAGYAAVRRSQDDLDLLGHLLDRMDAETDNTAWVALDSLFHITIAQASGNPVFGKVIEEIRDALARQSAFLNQLGDRRAQSNAEHRAIVTAIERGSEEQAVEAMTAHLTHVEATLTSIVNGDQ
- a CDS encoding asparaginase, with amino-acid sequence MSHEPLVELVRDGLVEGVHHGSLVVLAPDGTTLFAAGDPDAAMYPRSTAKPLQATAMARLGLRLSPAGFAIAAASHSGEEMHLDAARDVLGGRSPDVLGNPADFPYDPVERDHWLATGRAPSRLAHNCSGKHAAMLATCELNGWRTEGYLDPAHPLQRAIAATVEDLTGRGIERVAVDGCGAPLFATTLRGLATAVSKIATAAPGTPEHLVADGIRRHPALVGGSRRDVTAVMRAVPGLIAKDGFEAVQVAALPDGTALAVKIADGGDRARYPVLAAALKLCGVDVPPGPDNLRFTGNLSVGSLR
- a CDS encoding amino acid permease: MTEQTLTATTADAGDAGYRKALKPRHVNMIAIGGAIGTGLFLGAGGRLAQAGPALAIVYAVCGLFAFFVVRALGELILYRPSSGAFVSYAREFMGEKGAYVAGWMHFLNWSTTGIADITAIALYAHFWSFFSPVPQWVLALIALAVVLTLNLVSVKLFGEMEFWFAIVKVAALVLFMVIGIFLLVTQTPIDGAAGGPQLITEHGGIFPTGLLPMVLIVQGVVFAYASVELVGVAAGETPNPEKIMPKAINSIMWRIAVFYVGSVVLLTMLLPWSSYTKDQSPFVTVLSHLGVPAADSVMNLVVLTAALSSLNSGLYSTGRILRSMATAGSAPKFTGVMNRNHVPYGGILLTAAVCVLGVGLNYVVPKDAFDIVLNFAAIGILATWAIIVLCHLLFVRKAEREGFERPSFRLPFSPYTEIATLVFLAAVVVLMGFDETGRITLLALPAILVALVVGWFAVRKRIDMRAFDEEGV